One genomic segment of Mytilus trossulus isolate FHL-02 chromosome 4, PNRI_Mtr1.1.1.hap1, whole genome shotgun sequence includes these proteins:
- the LOC134716580 gene encoding uncharacterized protein LOC134716580, with the protein MGERTKKDREKVENMAPTKQTVHKKRTERIGSRRSQKFEIEYDTVEYVNRTGNELLANWKCLIQEKEEAIHTTSNKLQNMQPSKLSENRLRQEIEQWIDFIEADRHVMKRCMHNLQISMKERLHYLRTQKQFFLDKQKTLKNVYKTIERSNRSRIQNPFSKFLLHVKREHNQLFNEELLISSNGSLNKYKRKMTEANAVIIDDTTLYIGRTGRTRVMTPIHENILESDKCITGECVDSCCTLRRSESELSFLNHELEVEYEMFELSMKSKETENYSRKEETQRNELQKHAKRSKISLTVKLPQLLGKEKMKYEEKYPSTPVKLPLLLPNKNLKYVEELYSETLKRQPLLPNKKMIYAKELHETTLKLPPVFPDKEQTCVQEHPFTNRPGTHKLLPPLQHLPQNSKKKLIVNKIRDEKKDKSKHMSTESMSKPAPQQPDETTASNEIFDMSLELGSIRPKWKNQYRNFRLQKTSRKINYASNRKYRFSRLHLSSDEKCFIPKSKSDNEKKEKSEVIPTQSTSISAPQKTNETTTNGGALDMNSELALKRINWENKFPTFRLQKTSSKDRYISERKYRFSRLHKASDKCCYIPKSKIEKVCKIVTGKYCARERQKKDVKKQTYIENPDSYPEPDQVHTWSLNLKKMLIVKKMSNEKKDKSEVVKSVPLSSPEQTDETTASHKMSKSKQQQANETIASNKMSKPEPEQIFENIREQIEREKSVSNSEEDQYDRTMMDIAVGDTYPTEDIFNKLDDNELIGFYQVQEKDLFPVIENMSYSKAIEVFKKLHDKYIAVIQSISDTLDDIQSSSSESTIGDFEGAGENGGTLKSAMKTFVKKLIPDCITNGNQSQPTETLSSNWQIIKVLSGTNIKTQTIHMSPAQFNPMPPNAPKPKTSNARRNRYRIKMDENNNPPDSQN; encoded by the exons TGAGAAAGTCGAAAATATGGCACCTACAAAGCAGACTGTGCACAAGAAGAGAACAGAAAGAA TCGGATCAAGAAGAAGCCAAAAATTCGAGATAGAGTATGACACAGTGGAATACGTAAACAGGACAGGGAATGA ATTGCTTGCCAACTGGAAGTGTTTAATTCAAGAAAAAGAGGAAGCAATCCATACAACCTCCAACAAGCTACAAAACATGCAACCAAGCAAACTTTCCGAGAATAGGCTGAGGCAAGAAATAGAGCAATGGATCGATTTTATTGAGGCTGACAGACATGTCATGAAGCGATGCATGCACAATTTACAAATCTCCATGAAAGAAAGGCTTCATTACTTAAGGACACAGAAACAGTTTTTTCTTGATAAACAGAAAACCCtgaaaaatgtttacaaaacaattgaaaggagCAACCGCTCAAGAATTCAAAATCCTTTTTCAAAATTCCTTCTTCACGTGAAACGCGAACATAACCAACTGTTCAACGAGGAACTTCTGATTTCTTCAAATGGTAGCTTAAACaagtataaaagaaaaatgaccgAAGCCAACGCTGTCATTATTGATGACACCACATTATATATTGGGAGAACTGGTAGAACACGTGTAATGACACCAATCCATGAAAATATACTAGAATCCGACAAGTGCATTACAGGCGAGTGTGTTGACTCTTGCTGCACATTGCGTAGATCCGAGTCAGAACTGAGTTTCCTGAATCATGAACTTGAAGTTGAGTATGAGATGTTTGAACTATCTATGAAAAGCAAGGAAACTGAAAATTATTCTAGAAAGGAGGAGACACAAAGGAACGAGCTCCAAAAGCATGCTAAGAGATCGAAAATTTCTCTTACAGTAAAACTGCCACAATTGCTAGGTAAGGAGAAAATGAAATACGAGGAAAAGTATCCCTCTACTCCAGTAAAACTACCACTACTGCTACCAAACAAGAATCTTAAATACGTGGAAGAGTTATACTCAGAGACTCTAAAACGACAACCATTGTTACCTAACAAGAAGATGATATACGCGAAAGAACTACATGAAACTACTCTTAAACTACCACCAGTGTTTCCTGACAAAGAGCAAACATGCGTGCAAGAACACCCCTTCACTAATCGCCCTGGTACTCACAAACTGCTTCCACCATTGCAGCACTTGCCACAAAActccaaaaagaaattaattgtAAACAAGATCAGAGatgaaaagaaagataaaagTAAACATATGTCAACAGAATCAATGTCTAAACCAGCACCACAGCAACCAGATGAGACAACAGCTTCCAATGAAATTTTTGATATGAGCCTAGAATTAGGTTCTATAAGGccaaaatggaaaaatcaataTAGAAATTTTAGGCTGCAAAAGACATCTCGTAAAATTAACTACGCCAGTAATAGAAAGTACCGATTTTCAAGACTGCATCTTTCATCTGATGAAAAATGCTTTATCCCTAAAAGCAAAAGTGATAATGAAAAGAAAGAGAAAAGTGAAGTTATTCCAACGCAATCAACGTCAATATCAGCTCCACAGaaaaccaatgagacaacaacaaACGGTGGAGCTTTAGATATGAACTCAGAATTAGCTTTGAAAAGGATAAACTGGGAGAATAAGTTTCCAACTTTTAGGCTGCAAAAGACATCTAGTAAAGATCGCTACATCTCTGAGAGAAAGTACCGATTTTCCAGGCTACATAAGGCATCTGATAAATGTTGCTATATACCTAaaagcaaaattgaaaaagtatgcAAAATCGTTACTGGAAAATATTGTGCCAGAGAAAGACAGAAAAAGGATGTCAAAAAGCAAACATATATAGAAAACCCGGACAGCTACCCAGAACCAGATCAAGTTCATACTTGGTCactaaatttgaaaaagatgTTAATTGTAAAAAAGATGAGTAatgaaaagaaagataaaagTGAAGTTGTGAAATCAGTGCCTTTATCATCACCAGAGCAGACTGATGAGACAACAGCGTCACATAAAATGTCTAAATCAAAACAACAGCAGGCCAATGAGACAATAGCTtccaataaaatgtcaaaaccaGAACCAGAGCAGATTTTTGAGAATATAAGAGAGCAGATAGAAAGAGAAAAATCAGTCAGCAACAGTGAAGAAGACCAATATGATCGTACTATGATGGATATTGCAGTGGGTGATACATATCCAACTGAAGACATCTTTAACAAACTGGATGATAACGAACTGATTGGGTTTTATCAGGTGCAAGAAAAAGATCTGTTTCCTGTCATCGAAAATATGAGTTACAGCAAAGCGATAGAAGTATTTAAGAAACTGCATGATAAGTATATTGCAGTCATTCAAAGCATAAGTGATACCTTAGATGACATTCAAAGCTCGAGCTCAGAAAGTACAATAGGCGATTTTGAAGGTGCAGGAGAAAATGGTGGTACATTGAAATCAGCCATGAAAacatttgtgaaaaaacttattCCAGATTGCATAACGAACGGAAACCAAAGTCAACCAACAGAAACTCTGTCTTCAaattggcaaattataaaagtCCTTTCTGGAACGAATATCAAGACACAAACTATTCATATGTCACCTGCACAATTTAATCCTATGCCACCAAATgcaccaaaaccaaaaacatcaaacgccAGACGTAACCGATATCGAATAAAAATGGATGAAAATAACAATCCACCAGACTCCCAAAATTAA